The Bacillota bacterium genomic interval CACTTGCCAGCGTGCCAGGGCGCGCCAGACCGGGCGGGCGGCACAGGCAAGCAGGATGGCAAAGAGCGGCGCGACGAAGACGAGGTTGTAGAAAACGAGCAGGGCGAGGCCACGCCCCGCGCTCTCCTGTGCCGACAGCAGACCCAGCACCGCAAGGTACACAGAACCCGAACACGGCACCGTACACAGCCCCACCAGGGCGCCGGCACTGAACAAGACGGCGGGGCCCGCCTGCCCGATGCGACGCTTGAGGCGTCCGGCGTCGACGTGCGCGGCCAGGCGCGTCCCCCACTCGGGCGCGAGTGCTTCCTGCAGGGCCACAACGCCAAGCCCTATAGCAACCCACGCAGCCAGCCTCGCGGCCAGGTGGGTGCCGCTCAAGGCCTGCGATATCCGCAGAAACGAACCCAGGCCGAGCCCCAGGCCCAGGTAGGTGACGAAAACGCCCAGGATATACGCACTCCCAAGCCCAAGGAGGCGGGCTCGAACGGGCACGCGAGAGGCCATGGAGAGGGTGGTCGCCACAAAGACCAGGAGGAGCGCGAAGGCACAGGGGTTGAGGCTGTCCAGCAGCGCGGCTCCCGCAACGGCTGCAACGGTAAGGACGTCTCCCCCGGTCATGCCTCGACCTTCAGGACTCCCTGCATGAAGGGGTTCTCTTTGCCGCCGCAGCAGGTGTCGCAATAGAACGGGTACTCACCGGGCGCCGCCGCCGGAAGGTCGATCTCCATGGTGGAGTGGGGCGGCACCTGAACGTCTATGCCCAGGTCGGGCACCGTGAACCCGTGCACGCCCCCGCCGTCAGCGTGATAGGGGCTGTCAGGATTCACCAGGCGAAGGCGGGCCGGTCGGCCTGCCCGCGCCTTGAGCTGGCGGGGGCTGAAGCCGCCCATCGTGACAACGAGTTCGAAATCGGCGTCGCCGGAGCGGGCCGGTGCCCTGGGCAGCGAGAGCCACACGCCGGTTCCCAGAATGGCTCCTGACAGTGCGATCAGGAGGGTCACCCGAACCCCGCGCCCGATCCCCGGCGCAGTCGCCTGGTGATGCTTGTGGCCCATGCTGCACCGCCCCCGCTTCGAGCGTACCGGGCGGCCGTATTTTACGACCAGTTCCTGAGAAGAACCTGAGAACCCGCCACGTTTTCTAAGCAAACTCTCAGGAAACCTTCAGCCTCCCCTCAGGCGCAGGCGGTAGGCTCACTGAGTGGAGTCGCAGGCTCCGAGCAGGGGGCGTGGCGCTTGTGAAAGCAGGTCTCGTGAAAGGCACCCTCGTCACCGTCGCAGCAGCCGTCCTGCTGGCGGGCGGACTGGTCGCCTCTGGCAGCCAGCAAAACTCGCCGCCCCAGGGCGCCCAGGCTGCATCGGGCAATCGGCTGGCTGAAGGCGCAACCTTGTACTCCGAAGGCGGGCGGGTCACCGTGGCCGTCTCCTGGGACGGGCTGGCGCAAAGTAAAGGCGACCAGCTCACGGTCGCCTTTCAGGTGGCCATGGATACGCACTCCATCAACCTGGACGCTTACGACCTCGCGAAGCTGGCCGTCTTGCGCAACGACCGCGGCGAGACCGTCCATCCTGCGTCTTGGGAGGCCCCACGTGGGGGCCACCACCGCAAGGGCGTTCTGACGTTTGCCGTACCGGTAAAGTTCATCAGCGGCACACGGTTCCTGGAGCTGCTGGTGCGTGACGTCGCGGGCGTGGGTGAGCGCGTCTTCCGCTGGGATGTGGGGGTATCGTCATGAGTCTCAGCCTCGGGGTGGAGCCCGGGCAGCGCAGGCGCGTCGTCCTGAGCGGTATGGCGGCAAGTGCCGGGCTCGTTGCATTCTACCTGGCTATCGTGGCCCTGGCCCAGGACCCGGCCCACGCCTTCCAGCAGTTCAGGGATGACCTCTGGTTCATCGCACCCATCACCCTGGGGTTTGGCACGCAGGTTGCCCTGTACGTCTACCTGCGGCGGCTGCACCGGGCCTCCCGAGGGCACGTGGCGGTCACTGCCGGCAGCACTGGCGTAAGCGGCACCGCCATGCTCGCGTGCTGCGCCCACCATCTGGCCGACGTCCTGCCGGTGGTGGGGCTGTCCGGGGCGGCCATCTTCCTCAACGACATCAAGACGCCGCTGGCTCTGGTCGGGCTTGCGATGAACGTGGCAGGCGTGATCTACATGGGCCGTCACGTACGGCGAATGCGCCGAACCCTGCCTTCCGTGGCGGCGAGCACTGCTGCGCCGGCATGCCACCGCCCGGCTTGAGCAGCCGGCACGGCGGCAGGATACCTCAGATCTCGTAACGTACCCCAGCCCACGCAGCCGCCTGCGCCATAGCGGGACATGTCCACCGGTATGACGGTGAAGGGATGGCCTACCACTCGGGCGAGCCCTCCGATGATGGCCTTGGCTCGCCGTACGTGCAGCCGCCCTGCCGGTAGGCGCCGCGGGCGTGCGCGTGCGGGCGACCCCCCGACCGTGTGAATGCTTCAAACGGTTTGAACGATGAAGGCCGATGCGCGTGACCCCGGGACTATGACACCGAGGGACCTGCTCGCCATAGGCTGGACCAGACCCGGCCACCGCTGAGGCACTGCCAGGGAGGGAACCGCTGTGCATGTGGAGGGCATCTTCCCCTTCGTGCCGCCGCTGATCCGGTTCGTGAGCCCCAAGCCCGACGCCCGGGTGGCAACGGGCCTGGGCACGTCGGGGCAGCCGACTCCCATCGTTCAGGGGCAGGGGGTGGTCATCGTCGTCGGCGTGACGGCGCCGATCGGCAACCTCCAGGTGACGCCGGGGCCGGTTTCGACGCCGGCGACGCCGCCGGATCCGAACCCGAACTTC includes:
- a CDS encoding cupredoxin domain-containing protein, which gives rise to MGHKHHQATAPGIGRGVRVTLLIALSGAILGTGVWLSLPRAPARSGDADFELVVTMGGFSPRQLKARAGRPARLRLVNPDSPYHADGGGVHGFTVPDLGIDVQVPPHSTMEIDLPAAAPGEYPFYCDTCCGGKENPFMQGVLKVEA
- a CDS encoding GAP family protein, encoding MTGGDVLTVAAVAGAALLDSLNPCAFALLLVFVATTLSMASRVPVRARLLGLGSAYILGVFVTYLGLGLGLGSFLRISQALSGTHLAARLAAWVAIGLGVVALQEALAPEWGTRLAAHVDAGRLKRRIGQAGPAVLFSAGALVGLCTVPCSGSVYLAVLGLLSAQESAGRGLALLVFYNLVFVAPLFAILLACAARPVWRALARWQVHHRAGLKLGVGIASAAVGLITLAVV